Proteins from a single region of Thunnus albacares chromosome 14, fThuAlb1.1, whole genome shotgun sequence:
- the ikzf5 gene encoding zinc finger protein Pegasus: MGEEKPDTLDFVKDFQEYLSQQTQHVNMISGSVSGVKEADELPADCSQNGLDHPAVDMSLEDNSGILVDGFERTYDGKLKCRYCNYATRGTARLIEHIRIHTGEKPHRCHLCPFASAYERHLEAHMRSHTGEKPYKCELCSFRCSDRSNLSHHRRRRHKLLPMKGARSLSHKKMLSVLQKKASSLGYGRRLLINFSPPSMVVHKADNVNDYSHELPHLRQETYDNQSQAGEDGISANQNHHHHDMVMDNPLNQLSTLAGQLASLPSESQAQTQPPMSPGAESIVDEKPFLIQQPHPATAPVAVTASMAHASSSSPITPEPRAPPHSNCSPGGGPCSEHSGRTSTPSISNSQPSTPVPGLSAPLQDPHMLHHCQHCDIYFPDNILYTIHMGCHGYENPFQCNICGYKCKSKYDFACHFARGQHK; the protein is encoded by the exons ATGGGTGAGGAAAAGCCGGACACGCTGGACTTTGTGAAGGATTTCCAGGAGTACCTGAGCCAGCAGACTCAACATGTCAACATGATATCAGGCTCCGTCAGCGGCGTCAAAGAGGCGGACGAGCTGCCAGCCG ACTGCAGTCAGAATGGGCTGGATCACCCTGCAGTGGACATGTCACTGGAGGACAACTCAGGGATCCTAGTGGATGGTTTTGAGAGGACCTATGATGGCAAGCTGAAGTGTCGATACTGCAACTATGCCACCAGAGGCACAGCGCGACTCATTGAGCACATCCGAATTCACACAG GAGAGAAACCTCACCGCTGCCACCTCTGTCCATTTGCTTCGGCCTACGAACGCCACCTGGAGGCCCACATGAGATCACACACAGGCGAGAAGCCTTACAAGTGCGAGCTATGCTCCTTCCGCTGCAGTGACCGTAGCAACCTGTCACACCATCGCCGCAGACGCCACAAACTCCTGCCAATGAAAGGTGCTCGCTCACTTTCCCATAAGAAGATGTTAAGTGTCTTGCAGAAGAAGGCCAGCTCACTGGGCTATGGCCGCCGACTCCTCATCAACTTCAGCCCCCCATCTATGGTGGTGCACAAGGCTGACAATGTGAATGACTACTCCCATGAACTACCCCACTTACGTCAGGAGACCTATGATAATCAGAGTCAGGCAGGCGAGGACGGGATCTCCGCGAATCAAAATCATCATCACCATGATATGGTCATGGATAACCCCCTGAACCAGCTGTCCACCCTGGCAGGCCAGTTGGCCAGCCTCCCTTCAGAGTCCCAGGCCCAGACTCAACCTCCCATGTCTCCCGGAGCCGAGTCTATTGTCGACGAGAAGCCTTTCCTCATCCAGCAACCCCACCCTGCCACAGCTCCTGTGGCTGTCACAGCCAGCATGGCCcatgcctcctcctcttccccaaTCACCCCAGAACCCCGAGCTCCGCCACACAGCAACTGCAGCCCTGGAGGGGGACCCTGCAGCGAGCACAGTGGGCGCACCAGTACCCCTAGTATCTCCAACAGCCAACCCAGTACACCAGTCCCAGGCCTGTCTGCCCCACTCCAGGACCCCCACATGCTGCATCACTGCCAGCACTGTGACATCTACTTTCCCGACAACATCCTGTACACCATCCACATGGGCTGCCATGGCTACGAGAACCCATTCCAGTGCAACATCTGCGGATACAAGTGCAAGAGCAAGTATGACTTTGCCTGCCACTTTGCCCGCGGGCAGCACAAGTaa